ACGAGTGTAAAAGCTTTTTTGCCTAGTTTCATATTGTTTCCTTTTTTTGTAAATGGGGTGTGGGGTTGTAAAATATTAGTCGTCGCGCCCGTAGACGATGTTGTCGAGGTTTTCCTCGGGCATTCTGTACGTTTCGTCGTCGGGCATGATTCCCGTTGTGTACATGTTGCCGACCTCCTTGATTTTCTGGTCCGCGCCCTTCGAAATCAAAAGAAACCCCGGCGAACGCCAGCTTGTGTTGCCTTCGTTTGTTACATATGCGGTTGTGTCGAAGAAATAGAGATAGGGTTCGTTCCACGGGTCGCCGAAATAGACGCCGTTTTTTTCGGGATCTACGTCCTGCAAGAGCGGGTCCACAGGGTCGCAAATGCGGAGTTTTGAGGCGTCCACAAAGGGCTTGCGGTTTGTGCCGACTTCCGACATCACTACCTGCCCGTCGTCGAGGCGCAGAATCATTTTTCCGACAAGGCATTTGTAGAGATTGCCAGCGGCTTTCTTTTCGTCGCCGTTTGCGTTGAGGCGGGGAAAGCCGCCGTATTTTCCGGCAAAGGCTTCGAGGCTTGCGGCGATTATCGCCATGTCGGTCTTTGCGCGGGCGCGACCCTGCGACGCGCTTACCGTGCCCAACATTTGGGTGGTAATGCCCATTAAAAGCGCGATTATGCCTATTACTATGAGAATTTCGACGAGCGTGAACGCCTTGCGGGCGCGCCGCGTCGAGGTGGGGGTAAAGTCGTAGATATTCATGTATGGGAACACGGTAGTCGGGCAAACCGACGTTGTCAAATTTATACTTAAACCGAAAACGATTTTTTACACATGTCGTAGATTTCCTCTTTGAGGCGGGGTATGCCCTCCTCGGACAGGCACGAAATCGGGATTACGTCGAGCTTGGGGTATTTGCGCAAAAACGCTTTCAGATTCTTGGGGGCGTCGGGTTCGTCCATTTTGTTGGCGGCGACGATTATCGGTTTTTTCGCCAAGTCGGGCGAGTACAATTCAAGCTCGCTCAAAAGGTTTTTATAGTCGTCTGCGGGCTTGCGGCCGTCGGCGCCCGCCATGTCGATTAGCAGAACAAGCACCTTGCAACGCTCGATGTGTCTGAGGAATTTGTGCCCCAAGCCCTTGTTTTCGCTCGCGCCGACGACAAGCCCCGGAATGTCGGCGAGCTTCAAGACCTCGTATTTTTCGGGGTAGTCGAGCGTGCCGATGTTGACGTGCAGCGTCGTGAACGGATACGCGCCGATTTTCGGGCGCGCGGGAGTAAGCAGCGACACAAGCGACGATTTCCCCGCGTTCGGGAAGCCCACCATGCCCGCGTCGGCGATGGTTTTCAGCACGAGGTTGAACTCGCCCGATTCGCCCTCCGTGCCGTATGTGAACTGGCGCGGCGCGCGGTTTACCGAGCTTTTGAAGTGGACATTGCCCAAGCC
The Opitutia bacterium KCR 482 genome window above contains:
- a CDS encoding prepilin-type N-terminal cleavage/methylation domain-containing protein, with translation MNIYDFTPTSTRRARKAFTLVEILIVIGIIALLMGITTQMLGTVSASQGRARAKTDMAIIAASLEAFAGKYGGFPRLNANGDEKKAAGNLYKCLVGKMILRLDDGQVVMSEVGTNRKPFVDASKLRICDPVDPLLQDVDPEKNGVYFGDPWNEPYLYFFDTTAYVTNEGNTSWRSPGFLLISKGADQKIKEVGNMYTTGIMPDDETYRMPEENLDNIVYGRDD
- the obgE gene encoding GTPase ObgE, with amino-acid sequence MFVDEATVSLRAGDGGKGCAGFRREKFIPRGGPDGGDGGKGGDVWAVGDENIGDLERYQYTPNLSAENGGKGMGRLKTGASGRDAELRVPPGTIIYSAETGAFVAEVLRHGERVLLLRGGRGGLGNVHFKSSVNRAPRQFTYGTEGESGEFNLVLKTIADAGMVGFPNAGKSSLVSLLTPARPKIGAYPFTTLHVNIGTLDYPEKYEVLKLADIPGLVVGASENKGLGHKFLRHIERCKVLVLLIDMAGADGRKPADDYKNLLSELELYSPDLAKKPIIVAANKMDEPDAPKNLKAFLRKYPKLDVIPISCLSEEGIPRLKEEIYDMCKKSFSV